Proteins from one Cryptomeria japonica chromosome 4, Sugi_1.0, whole genome shotgun sequence genomic window:
- the LOC131079252 gene encoding LRR receptor-like serine/threonine-protein kinase GSO1, with product MFEIMFGRERERSFKIEIQIFGHTWLQTVAVPVRRDRESGRQILAACKCFPSTANGNMPPRQKPNGGSQNMLYGAVWHERACDFGEPHHGMACRFGARIATAVKEQLSNLAGDVLSPLFDLEQLEHLDLSWNDFYGVSIPPGLGRLKSLHYLDLSDAGFTGDIPMELGNMSTLRYLDLSDNDLRMVDLRTWTGNMRDLRDLILDNVNMSRVENNELDDTLSTMYALTRLQMSSCSLSGEIPPTLASLTNLTHLQLYKNQLEDTIPSALLHLPRLQLLDFSWNTDLGGNLSSILPQHSASLHTLFLPGTAMGVSIPNSVANISSLTRLDVSSCHVDGFPNTLANLTALQVLDLHNNMLRGHIPPFGDRPLPLGRPFPLAYIDRSYNEFDGPIPPMLLTSFPNLQRVDLSNNQLNGSIPSPAGNLHYLTKLYLSSNKLTGKILPSIGQLLSLGELILSNNTLEGAIPLNISNLSKLTSLDLYSNRLSGDFSESHLDNLGQLVDLDVSDNLLTVKFSPTWVPKFSLHWLALSSCNMEGGFPTFLVTQYEVYNVDLSNNSLAGNIPKWIWGVNSLVSLSLSHNHFAGDLPHSSMGSQLQTLDLHSNNLQGQLPLLSYNLRALDVSENQLSGSIPADIGEYPQLGYLSLSRNHLKGSIPPSILCRIPIVDLSNNRLSGKILVNLKNCFIEMLNLENNYLEGKLPRQFGDMPSLQTLKLGGNGLISYIPSSLASCKQLEILDLNNNKMRGIIPNWIGHLSSLKILILRSNRFEGTIPSELTTLPLLQILDLSSNRFSGIIPANISSLQAMKNKKVGDEIFRVGDDNTGPIYVDQVTVINKGQEMEYVRSLALVKCIDISNNNLTGGIPPNMGLLEGLVILNISRNHITSEIPEILGKIVQLESLDLSHNQLCGNIPLELQSLTFLNYLGLSDSTRGTILHI from the exons ATGTTTGAAATTATGTTTGGGCGGGAGCGGGAGAggagttttaaaattgaaattcaaatttttggacaCACGTGGCTACAAACTGTAGCCGTACCCGTGAGGCGTGACCGGGAGAGTGGCCGGCAAATATTAGCCGCGTGCAAATGCTTTCCGTCAACCGCAAACGGCAACATGCCTCCACGTCAGAAGCCCAATGGTGGGTCCCAGAACATGTTGTATGGGGCTGTATGGCATGAAAGGGCATGCGATTTTGGGGAGCCGCATCATGGCATGgcatgccgttttggagccagaatagctacagccgTGAAGGAGCAACTG AGTAATTTAGCTGGGGATGTTCTTTCCCCATTGTTCGATCTGGAACAGTTGGAGCACCTGGATCTCAGCTGGAATGACTTCTATGGAGTTTCCATCCCTCCTGGATTGGGCAGACTCAAGAGTTTGCACTACTTGGACTTATCAGATGCTGGGTTTACTGGAGATATTCCCATGGAGCTGGGGAACATGTCTACTTTGCGCTACTTGGATCTCTCTGATAATGATCTGAGAATGGTGGACTTGCGGACGTGGACGGGAAACATGAGAGATTTACGGGACCTTATCCTGGACAATGTGAATATGTCAAGAGTGGAAAACAATGAGTTGGATGACACTCTCTCCACTATGTACGCTCTCACCCGTCTTCAAATGTCCTCTTGTTCACTGTCTGGAGAAATCCCCCCTACCCTTGCCAGCCTCACCAATCTGACCCACCTCCAACTTTATAAGAACCAATTAGAGGATACCATCCCTTCTGCCCTGCTGCACCTTCCAAGACTGCAACTACTCGACTTTTCCTGGAACACAGATCTGGGAGGGAACCTGTCAAGCATTCTACCCCAACACTCTGCTTCCCTTCACACCCTCTTTCTTCCAGGCACAGCAATGGGAGTAAGTATTCCGAATTCTGTTGCCAACATTTCCTCGTTAACTCGCTTGGATGTCTCATCCTGCCATGTCGACGGTTTTCCAAATACGTTGGCAAATCTCACAGCGCTTCAAGTATTGGACCTCCATAATAACATGTTAAGAGGGCACATTCCGCCGTTTGGGGATAGACCTCTTCCCTTGGGAAGACCTTTTCCTTTGGCCTATATTGATCGTTCCTACAATGAGTTTGATGGTCCCATTCCCCCAATGCTGTTGACCTCGTTTCCGAATCTCCAACGTGTTGATTTGAGTAACAATCAATTGAATGGCAGTATTCCATCGCCCGCCGGTAACCTTCACTACCTTACAAAGCTCTATCTGAGTAGCAATAAATTGACGGGTAAAATCCTCCCTTCCATTGGTCAACTCTTATCTCTGGGAGAGCTTATTCTAAGCAACAACACATTAGAAGGTGCTATCCCTCTCAACATTTCTAATCTTTCAAAACTGACGAGCCTCGACCTATACTCCAATCGGTTAAGTGGGGATTTTTCAGAGTCTCACCTTGATAATCTCGGCCAACTTGTCGACCTAGATGTTTCGGATAATCTCTTAACTGTCAAGTTCAGTCCAACATGGGTTCCAAAATTCTCTTTGCATTGGTTGGCATTAAGCTCATGTAACATGGAAGGCGGGTTTCCAACATTCCTAGTAACTCAATATGAGGTTTACAATGTGGATTTGTCCAACAACAGTCTTGCAGGAAATATTCCGAAGTGGATATGGGGTGTCAATTCTCTCGTGTCTCTCAGTCTTTCTCATAATCACTTTGCAGGAGATCTACCTCATTCGTCGATGGGAAGTCAATTGCAGACTCTAGATTTGCATAGCAATAATTTACAAGGTCAGCTTCCGCTTCTTTCCTATAACCTGCGGGCGTTGGACGTGTCAGAGAATCAGCTGAGTGGATCCATTCCAGCAGATATTGGTGAATATCCTCAACTTGGATATCTGTCTCTCTCTCGCAATCATCTCAAAGGTAGCATTCCACCTTCTATATTATGCAGAATACCGATTGTGGATCTCTCAAATAACAGGCTTTCAGGTAAGATTCTTGTCAATCTCAAAAATTGTTTTATCGAGATGTTGAACTTAGAGAACAATTATTTGGAGGGCAAGTTGCCACGGCAGTTTGGAGACATGCCTTCTCTTCAGACATTAAAATTGGGAGGAAATGGACTAATTTCGTATATCCCATCATCTCTTGCAAGCTGTAAGCAGTTGGAGATATTAGATTTGAACAACAACAAAATGAGAGGGATCATTCCAAATTGGATAGGGCATCTATCAAGTCTTAAGATtttgatcttgagatcaaataGATTTGAAGGCACAATACCTTCAGAACTCACAACATTGCCACTTCTTCAAATCTTGGATCTTTCATCCAACAGATTTTCAGGAATCATTCCAGCCAACATCTCATctttgcaagctatgaaaaataaaAAGGTCGGCGATGAAATCTTTCGTGTTGGAGATGATAACACAGGTCCAATTTATGTAGATCAAGTGACAGTCATCAACAAAGGACAGGAGATGGAGTATGTAAGATCATTGGCACTGGTAAAatgtattgatatatcaaataacaaTTTAACAGGTGGAATTCCTCCAAACATGGGATTGCTTGAGGGTTTGGTTATTCTGAATATTTCAAGAAACCATATTACGAGTGAAATCCCAGAGATTTTGGGGAAAATAGTACAGCTGGAATCTCTTGATCTTTCACACAACCAACTGTGTGGAAATATCCCTTTGGAGCTGCAATCGCTCACATTCTTGAATTACCTGGGCTTGTCTGATTCCACAAGGGGGACAATTCTACACATTTGA